atactttcatctgaGGCAATATCCTCGAATCGGTATACCCgaataagatcttggtaataaactgcttcttcaatatccgagGTTGGATCGAAGgtttaatacctctttttttcattttttggacaattggttgagatatgacctcttgctccacatgtccggCAATTACattcttcaaaattttcattggctcgagtatgagctcttctaaaagttttctttgtaggtGTTTTTCCTGTGCTTCAAGAGGTACTCAatgcttgggatgatatcctactctTGATGATCcacttctttgtccagatttataagatctgctttttgtctagaccaaactgttcttggttttcaagaacttcttccacttcgAGCATAAAGATgagtcctaaaacttttcctcttatACTTCTGTGTTTTatttccaataattgttggaagattaTTTTCGTTACGACACAAAGGAGTTCTTTTATTGATACCCTTAggcgtttgtaattcttttgtgaTGCTGCTATATGacaccattctgccaattttctTTTGGGAAAAGAGGCTATTCGTGCCAACGTATCTGGATTGCCATGGACATATTCCCTTATAAGCATTTCTCTCCAGAGACTTGGCATTTTGGCGAAGAAAAGATGCATAGCTATATTTTCTTCGACCcctgaattccatctatatttaatgaataacataatatgttcatccactaaacatatgtcgtgtaattcaaggctatacagagcttgagtatatttcttcctcttctctgtatcttgactgttaaaaaaatctacccctataaattgtgctttaaatagggtagccatttttccAGCTATCTCACTAAGAGATTCTCCAGCTAGGACTGACTCTTTGGTTTCTAATGAAGTTatgtcccaagcaattttaACTCCCATAAGACTCGTTTCTAGgagtttaatgaatccttctctgttgagatcaagtgttccttcggcgattctcatagcagatgtccagtcgtctatgatatcttctctgtttttgtaatcaagtaaatcaaggttaagcataaccccataaggatATATAGGTTCTAAAACAGTTTTCCCATATGgagatttatgcatgttgttttattgtGCATGTTGTTTTCCCCATAAGGTTAAGCATctcgaaatttatgcatgtagttttattttgctcgatatgcccccacttgctgagtattcccaaatactcacccccgttacaaccttcccagataagcTTGAAGAAGAACTTGAGGAGGAAGAATCTGAGaaattctggggatggtgaatgcTCAAGAATTTAGATTAAGTTTAGAGTTTATTATGTTATTCagttttacgtttccgcattaaacTCTGTTGTTTTGAGAATTCGGttttgtaaagacaatggttattatcgtttaaattatgatttataaaTTGGTTTCGGTTTACACTATACtacaaaggcttgttgtttcgattgtgtgattgttaaacaacgacggtgtcaatcccgagtctcggggcgtgacatttaagtggtatcagaaccgccaggttcataatctgGTTtggaaaaatgagaaaaatttttataaaaaacaaTTTTCGGTGGGATTTTTGAGTAAGGCCAATGCTATCCCCTCCGAAACAGCCCAACGAGTGGAAATCGCGAAATTCCTTCGTTTGGGCCTCCGAAACGTCgtttttgccgttttaggaaATATTCGTAGACACTATAACTTATTATAGGAAATTCCGAATTCGATTACGTCAATTGTTCTGAAATCCTCTCGACATATGCTTCGAACCCATGTGTCTATTTccaaactttccatttttggaaaaaaaatatatttctatatatttcgaaaatttcatgtATATTACATATTGCCCCTTGTTCTATATTGTCTCTTTCCGATTCTGAGCGTTTCCATTTTTGATTTTAGGAAATGGCTCCACGAACTCCCAGACGATTCCGTACTCGTGCCCAGGTTGCTATCCATCTGAAGCAGCTTGCCCTTGATTATCAGTCGCGCTAGCTGAAGCGACTTAGAGCCCGACTAGGCGAGGCGAGAGGAGGCGAGAGGTCGAGACCCTAGCCGCTAAAAAAGAAGAGATTCGCGTTCAGTGGAACAAGTCGATCTATCAGGGAGAGTTGGTCAAAGGAGACAACATGGACCTGAGGGAGGTCATAGAGCAGAGCTTGTACCAAGAGGGAAAGCTGCGAGAGGATATGGATCGATATCGTAAGGAATTGGAGGAGGAGAGGCAGCAGAATGCCAGAGGCAAGAGGAGACTGGAAAATTCATGCGAGGCTATGAGCAGCCTTGTGAAGGTGACCCACGGTCTGACCTAACAGGTGGAAACTCTGAAGGACCAGGCCAAGCAGAAGAAACAGTACCATCTGCAGTATCACCAGCATTGGAATGACGAGATGGATGTGGCCGATGTGGAGATACAGGGACTTAAGGCACAGGTGGCACAGCTCACGGAAGAGAACGCCCAGCTCACCCATATGGTGGAGATACTTCAAGAGGAAGAGCCAGAAGAAGAACCGGAAGAGGAGGAGCCGATATAGATAGATGAGCCTATAGCAGCAGTTGGGGATGGAGAGATAGACGACTAGAGTGCCTTGGTGACCTTTCTTTAGTACTAGGAGTTTATTTTCCCATTGTTGCTATATTATTTCAGTCATTACGATTTGTTTTCATTCAGTACTATTTGTTTCCATTCAGTATTCCtctaaattcaaaaattaataaagTTATGTTTGTCTATTAATTTCAGTTGTTCCAGCATAACTTATTCATTCAAACCTATCGTTATGATTAACAAATTCTTAAAAACGTTTaaattgtaggaaatggccggtAGACCTCCAAGGCAAAACCGCAACCCTCGCTACGCTAACAACAACAATGCCAACGAAGGAGGTAATGGACCACCACATGGGTTCAGCCTTAACCAAGCAGACCtaatggctatagccacgatcGTGGCGACGACACTGGAAGGGTTAGTAAACCCAAACGCCAATcagccaccaccacctccaccacagCACGGAGTTAAGTTCCACTACGAATCACTTCGCAAGAACAGGTATCCAACCTTAAGTGGAGCTGCCGGCCCTGAAGTTAGCCAGAGCTGGCTGAAAAGCGTGGAGACTCGGCTGCGACTGTTGGAAGTCCTGGAGGCACTGAAAGCGGACGTGATAGTGCCTTTCCTGGAGGATAAAGCAGGCAAGTGGTGGGAAGCAATCTCGCCAGTCATGACAGCTGCAGGACCAATCACGTGGCAGCGTTTTAGAGAAGCTTTTCTGAAACAGTATTATCCAGCCGAGGTCAGACTTCAGAAAATgagtgagtttgaaaatttCAGTCAAGCTCCAGATATGTCAGTTGTGGAATACATCTCTCAGTTCAATGCCCTTGGATCATATGCTCCGGCAATCATGACGGATGAAGTGCTGAAATTGCACCGCTTTAAAAAAAAGGTTGAACAGCAGGATCCAATCAGCTCTAGCAGTCTACCAACCTGCCAACTTTTCACTGACATTTGTCGAAGAGAAGGGGAAAATAGGAACAAGCAACCCCTTAGCGGCCAACATTCTCAGGAAAAACCAATGTTCAAGAGGCCCAATCAGTCAGGTGGACCTCCCTCAGGGCAATCCCCCGTCACTAACTATCAATGACTCAAGCCATGTCCAACTTGTGGCTTCAGACATGCCGGGAAATGCCGAAGGGCCAGCGGTGTATGCTTTGGATGTGGAAAATTGGGCCACATAATTGCAGAGTGTCCTACCGCCGCCAACCGACCAGCAGGGCCGAACAGAGGAACTGGGCCAAATGCGGGAGCAGGCCCTAGTAAACCAAAGGAGGACAAACCTAACGCCATAGTCTTTGCCATGACTCAGGAAGAGGCAGACGACGCCAATGAAGTCGTGTCAGGTACCATACTTATTCAGCAAGTGCCTGCTTATGCATTATTTGAGTGTGGTGCTACCCATTCCTTTATGTCTAAAAGATTTGCTAAGAAGCAAGGATGTAAGCCCGAGAATTTAACTGAGCCCTTTCGGATAGCCACACATACAAGTAGGGTCGTTGAAACTCACGAAATTTATAGAGATCGTAAAATCAGTGTCAATAATTGGACTTTTAGCGCCGAATTGATACAGTTGATCATGGTCGACTTCGACATCATCTaagggatggattggttagcaagaAACAACGCAATAGTAGATTGTAAGAGAAAGAGAGTCAAACTCCGAACCCCAGATCAGGAAGAAGTTGTGTTCCAAGGTAAATCCAAGGGATGAAAATCGCTGCTCTCCGCATCTAAATCTTGGAAAGTCATGAAATCCGGAGAAGACATCTACCTAGCAATGGTCAGTGAAATAAAGGAAGAAGTCGAGCTGAAACTGGAGGACATCCCGATAGTGAGAGAGTTCCCAGACGTTTTTCCAGAAGAACTCTCGGGGATAGTCCCGAACCGCGAAGTGGAGTTCGAGATCAATCTGGTTTCCGGTGCTGCACCGATCTCTAAAGCActttacagaatggcaccagccaaactcaaggagctaaaagaacaaatccaagaattgctagataaGAGGCAAATTCGACCGAGCGTGtccccgtggggagctccagtactcttcgtgaagaagaaagacgggagtatgagattgtgcatcaATTATagagaactgaacaagatcacaatcaagaataggTACCCTCTACCCCAGATAGacgatttgtttgatcagcttaaaGGCGCCGCCGTCTTTTCTAAACTGGATCTGAGGACATGTTACCACCtgttgcgtattttcactaccgcaagtgtacggtgtcgagttttagtactggtttgagtacagatatcgataccacgaggagtaattatttaaaactgtatattaattaccataattgacatagttcaactttatttagagaaTTCAAATAGATAGTTGAAAATCAATTCAAAACAAATAACGAATCAAAGAATTCTTAGCACGCAGTAGAAGTTCAATTAGTAGatcaatctagagatatgatttcgtctggtctcccctatgctaaattaaaattgactaacaTATTATTAAATCGCATCATGTTTACTAACCAAAAACTCGCAATTTCCTATTCcatttttcaagtgataaatagaactgtattacctattatttattttaatatgtctattcaaaatcacgtaacacgtaataaatgcaaacaaggtTCTCTTATGGATTCGTCAGAgtatacgtcttttgcacgttataaacgTCTAACGATGTGATTTCCACTAAcctaatttcaatcccctctctcgagtgttagatcttaattatttgatcaatcgaattatggccagtGATTCAAAAGCATTAACGAcaaaaaatcacaaataaacacgatgaattaattcaatgaaaattcaaaacgtcaATAACATAGGTTCAACAAAGACTACGTCAATATCTAGAAAATAAATTAGTTCATACTTGaatttaaatcaatacaaaacctgtttgtaatcattaaaaacgtaaaagtaaagaACCAAATTAGAAACGTGTTGAGGAAAGATGAAAGCGCGTCTCCGTGTCCAGATTTAGCGTCTTCTATCTCCATTTTTCGCGTTCCGTCTTCCGTGCTCTTACTTTTGCCCTCCTTTCTCGAGTGATATGTCGGCTGCTCTTCAAAGATTTCGACCCCTTTTTTAAGCCCACGACGAAACCTATTTAATTCTGAATATCGTAccgcgtgcatatgcgcgaccaagactcgcgcatatgcgcgcctcttttTGTGCCGAGCTCCTTCTCCTCAAGCGCACATGCGCGCCTCTTTTTGTGCCGAGCTCCTTCTCCTCAAGCGCACATGCGCGCCCTTgctccacgcatatgcgcggagtcttCTATTTTGAGCATCGGGAATTTCTtcaagcgcgcatatgcgcgccttgtccagcgcatatgcgcgaggttctcttgTCTTGCCTTATGtatcgcgcgcatatgcgcgccctgagtGGCacatattgtggggacccggacgctaattcatttcttaatcgtctgtgggaataattaaatcaattataataaacagggtctaaaatttattttttttatacaagtatcaagtgcggaacgtaatggaattcattcgaatatatacatcgaaacaaaatacaagtcttgtaccataTACAGTCActtaaaactaaggtttaacaactacaattcaagtgttcaaaccctatctataatccaagtccgtagtctccactctaatcacgatctctctcttcatctcctcgaccatgatcctgtcccacctgttgtcatgcacacatacaaacacgacaacagccggataactccggtgagaaatatatcccagtataaatcaacgatacatgcaatcatataatcaatataaagcatgaaacagatatcagtaatatgtatcaaatctgaaaacaaattcaatataaaactgtcaatcagactcgtgactctacttctcagactagactcattcctagtctagggatcccgatttccagacgttggcattccatatcgaatatcagtaatagaagaaactccgattctattcaacatcgatataaccaaacatccggtgtcttgacctattcgtcacagactttggcatctCCTCCCAATCACtattcggtgacaatgtgcaatgggtcagtgacgattccatcactatcagaCCCGTTtgtcacaagaccaatcgtctaatacatgctttctataaatcaatagaacaagcaactcaatctaaatcaatgcacacaataacaataagtatgtagtttagggaaactcaagtatttcacactcgagtcattctcctgGTTCGGCATTGACTTATATCTTTCTTTAATAGCAGTTCTGACGACGTTCAAGTAtggaattcgaagtctgtcaatactcaatatggcaatgacaatatcaagaagtataatatcaatatactgctcaaatcaataccaaatctgatcaatctgaatctaactcaaaatcaatggcataacggaacaatctgaatatccttgtcaatacaatatcaacagatatcaattaccacaactcataatcgataacggtacaaatctgatatcacatctcaatcaaatcaactcagaaaatcataacaatttcatacggtatccgttcttcaatccggtttcgattatacgatgtctaacatgtcaagaacatcatatatgaatgatatccgattctgaccatatcataatttcaagacatatcaaaacttaataaaacttacgtcttgcATGCTGAAGAAACGTGTCTTATTCTCTTGAACTttggtcggcgctcgggcggttgcaatttaccgctcgggcgcggagtgtTCTGTCCAACTCTTTTCTTATTACACATTggcactcgggcggtcacagactaccgctcgggcgccgcatcttctgcccaaaacatgttcttgttgaacattggcgctcgggcggtcacagactaccgctcgggcgccaatagttctgtccaaaaattGCACCCTTCCTATGCTTTGGCCAATCGAGTCTCGaaatagcccgtctataattatatcaattcaaaatcaataattttagATTAATAGAatgcaaatctcgggcattacacatatGCGCGGGTCTCACTGCCTTCAGTGCTTGGTTTGCTCACACTTCTTCTCCTAAGCGCCATTTTAGTTCATTTTCACGCCTCTGTAGTAACCTTACCTGGattcctgcaatcacaccaaaaataacaaaaacgcataattctgcccaagaaaactaacaatctaAATGCATTATAAGGGTAATTTAAGTGcacaaattgcacttatcaccattagttgaaggtcagggctgaagatatcCCCAAAACAGCCTTTCGaaccagatatggacattatgaattcatagtgatgccttttggtctgATCAACGCACCGGCAgcattcatggatctgatgaacagagtattcaagccattcctggatcagttcatagtggtattcatcgacgatatcctCGTCTATTCTCCTGACGAGGTGAGCCATGAAGAGCACCTTCACCTTGCTCTGCAAACCTTAAGAGAGAATAAGCTCTATGTtaagtttagcaagtgtgaattctggctaagGAGCGTGTCATTTCTAGGACACGTGATATCGAAAGAAGGAGTGTCAGTGGATCCAaggaaagtagaggcaattacTGAGTGGCCGagacctaagaacgccaccgacATCAGAAGCTTAATTGGATTGGCAGGTTACTACCGGAAGTTCGTCGAACGGTTCTCCTCGATAGCCGTGCCACTGACgaagctcacacagaagaattCTAAATTCATCTGGAGTGAGGATTGCGAGAAGAGTTTCCTGACATTGAAAGAGAAACTCGCGTCCACGTAAGTGTTGATCCTGCCCGCAGAGAATAAAGATTTCACTATTTACAGTGACGCCTCTAAGGAAGGTCTAGGATGCGTACTAATGCAAGAAGAAAGAGTGATcgcctacgcatcaaggcacttgaaaccgcacgagcagaactaccctactcatgatctggaACTAGCAGCGGTTGTCTTCGCCTTAAAGATTTCGAGACACTACCTCTATGGTACTAAATGTGAAATCTTCACAGACcatcagagcctcaagtacttgttcacccaaaaggagctgaatatgaggcaaagacgatggatcgaacttctgaaggactatgacttgaccataagctaccatccgggtaaagcaAACAAAGTGGCTGATGCGCTAAGTCGGAAGGGCCCAGGCAAGGTAACTCTAGCTTCCCTCTCGGCCCAGCCATATCTGCAagagaccgtcaagttaaaccaaGATCGAGACCCGGTACTGACCAAACTTAAGGAGCAAGTCAGAGAAGGGAAGTCTCAGGATCATCAGATTGATGACAAGGGAATCTTATGGATGAAAAGAAGACCGTGTTTGCCCGACAGTGACAACCTTCGCTAAGAGATAATGGCAGAGGCGCACAAGTCAAAATTCTCAGTCCATCAAGGCAGTACGAAAATGTACAGGGATATAAAGAGTAATTTCTGGTGGAATGGCATGAAAAGAGATGTAGCTGAATTCGTCTCCAGATGTCAAGTATGCCAGCAGGTCAAAGCAGAACACCAgcgacctggaggattactACAACCTCTGGaaatccccgagtggaaatgggagcatatttccatggattttttgGTAGGATTGCAAAAGTCTAGGCAAAGCCACGACGGTATATGGGTGATCGTAGACAGACTCACGAAGACCGCACACTTCCTATCCGTCCGCATGAATTACAATCTCGACAAGTTGGCTTCACTGTACATGGACAACATTGTGAGGCTGCATGGAGTGCCAGTGAGCATcttatctgatagagatccaagGTTTGTCTCgcgcttttggaagagctttcaagaggCCATGGGGACGAAAGTAACCCTAAGTACGGCCTaacatcctcaaaccgatggacaaactGAGAAGACCATACAAaccttagaagatatgctgTGAGCATGCACCCTGAAATTTAGTAGCAACTGGAGCACTCATCTACCCTTAATTGAGTTTGCTTAACACCACAGCTATCACAGCAacattggaatggcaccatacgaagccCTTTATGGAAGGGAATGTCAATCACCACTttattgggacgaagtaggagAGAAGGCCGTGGCGGGACCTGAGCTAGTGCAGATGACCGTGGACAAGGTTAAAATCATTCAGGAACagctcaaggcagctcaagatcgaCAGAAGAGCTGGGCAGATCTTAAAAGAAGGCCTGTAGAGTTCAACGTGGGCGAGAAGGCTTATGTGAAAGTCTCGCCTATGAGAGGGGTTGTCCGATTCTGTAAGGCCGGGAAACTGAACCCTCGATATGTTGGACCATTCGAAATCTTGGAAAAGGTGGGCACCCTAGCATGCAGACTGGCACTGCCACCAAGCATGTCAAGAATCCACAACGTGTTCCATGTGTCCCAACTGAGAAGGTACATTCCAAACCCGAGTCACGTGTTGGAGGTAGAACCACTCTTGATCGAAGGAAACTTGGGAGAAGAACTGAAATAAGAAGAGGTCCCCATCAGAATTGTGGACACTAAGGAACAAGTCCTTAGACGACGTATCATTCCCTACGTGACCACAGagcgagaagcaacttgggaagttGAAGAGAAGATGCGAAAGGAATATCCCTACCTATTTGGAGACCAAGCCAACTCCAGTTctgaggacgaaacttctcataagaaGGAAGGGATGTAAGAACCGATTTTTTTTCAAGGAAGTAATTAATAAGTTGTAAGGAAATTTGTAGAATTTGATTTTttgtataaaataataataataagatataCACCTTGGGAAATTAATTGTTGGAAATAGTTTTGCCAAGTCAATAATAATACACCAAGGCAtgcatattttcgaatttttgggGGGAGATATTGCAAGATTTGGGAGGTATCATGCAAGGTTTAGGAGAATGATTGCATGGACATGGacaatttcgaaattttgagaATTTTGCCTAATATTTGATAGCATACAAGCTTGAGTCAAAGAAGGGAAATAAATCCTTTTCTCCCTTGCACCATATTTCGAACCAATCTCAAGAGTGGGAATCAAGGATTTAAATCTCACGAATTAGGAAGATAGATCATCAGCAATGGCAAGAAAATTGGA
This window of the Primulina tabacum isolate GXHZ01 chromosome 12, ASM2559414v2, whole genome shotgun sequence genome carries:
- the LOC142520150 gene encoding uncharacterized protein LOC142520150; this encodes MAGRPPRQNRNPRYANNNNANEGGNGPPHGFSLNQADLMAIATIVATTLEGLVNPNANQPPPPPPQHGVKFHYESLRKNRYPTLSGAAGPEVSQSWLKSVETRLRLLEVLEALKADVIVPFLEDKAGKWWEAISPVMTAAGPITWQRFREAFLKQYYPAEVRLQKMSEFENFSQAPDMSVVEYISQFNALGSYAPAIMTDEVLKLHRFKKKVEQQDPISSSSLPTCQLFTDICRREGENRNKQPLSGQHSQEKPMFKRPNQSECPTAANRPAGPNRGTGPNAGAGPSKPKEDKPNAIVFAMTQEEADDANEVVSGTILIQQVPAYALFECGATHSFMSKRFAKKQGLVFIDDILVYSPDEVSHEEHLHLALQTLRENKLYVKFSKCEFWLRSVSFLGHVISKEGVSVDPRKVEAITEWPRPKNATDIRSLIGLAGYYRKFVERFSSIAVPLTKLTQKNSKFIWSEDCEKSFLTLKEKLAST